The DNA window ATAGCTCTTGCCGTTCTTGAACGGCTTTGCGAACATCTCCTTGCCCGCTTCGAGCGAGAATTCGTAAGGCGGGAATTGTTCTTTTTCTTCCCACTGCCGGTGCATGTCCTCATTCAGCGAATAGGGACCATTGACGAAATCCTCCGGCTTCAGCTTGGGGAATTTTTGGGTGAAGTAGTTCCGGAACGCTTTCGCATCGGCCGCCGGATCCGGCGTGTCGGCGGCGAGCGCGGATCGCCCGGGGGCAAACGCCAGCGCTGCCAGCGCGAGAGCGGCCGAGGCAAAATGGATCGCAGATCGCACGTTCACTACTCCGCCCATGGCGCTTTCAAGCGAAGCCCCGCCCCGCACTTGATGCGGGGTGGATACCGGTTCGCGTGAAGAAAACGCGTCAAACAAAAATAAGCCGCTATTGGATCTTGGCCGTGGTGCTATCGGTCGCGCCCTTGTTGTCGACCCAGCTGATTTTCAGATCGTCGCCCTTCTTGGCGCCCTTGAAGCTGAACTTGACATAGGGGTCCTTGGAGACCGCCGCGCCCCAGTCTGCGACGAACACGGCTTTGCCGAGATGTTCGAATGTCAGTTCCTGGATGAAATGCGGTGGGATGATCTCGCCCTTGGCGTCCTTGATGAAGCCGGAATCCATCGGATGCTGGATCAGCGCCTGGACTTCGGTGGTTTCGCCGCTCGAGGTTGCGCGCACGCGAATGGTCGATGCCATCAGAATACTCCTTTGGGATCCCGGGTCAGCCGCCGCAGCCACCGACGGTGACTTTGACTTCCTTGGTCGCGCTGTAAAGCTTGCCGCCGGCTTCTACGATCGCGATTACGTTGCTGGTCTTCGCCATTTTGAGGCGATTGGCGACGCTCGGCATCGTGCCGGCCGGAATTCTGTAGGAGGCCGCCAGCGCATTCGGATTGTCGGTGACCAGAAACGAGATCGAGGTGACGTCGCCAAGGTCGGTCGTGACCGAGATCGGAACCACCGCGCCGTTCTCGGCGATTTCAGGCGCATCGAGTTTTACCTTGTCCGACGGCTCGGCGGTTTTGCCATACAGCGCCTTGATCGCGTCCGCGGCACTCTTCGCCTTGAACGCATCCTCAGGATATTTGTCGTTGGCCGCGGCAAGCGCCGGAGCCAGGCCAAAGCCAATGTTGCCAAGGCCGACCAGCGCGACCACCCCCGCGCCTTGCAGGATCAGGCGCCGCGTCGCCGGAAAGCCGTTGTCAGTGATGCTCATCTAGAACTCCCCTCTGGCGCGCTCGCCGTCATAATGTCTGCAGGAAATCCACGACCGCGTTGATCTCCTGCTCGGTCAAAATCCGGTTTCGGCCGAACGGCGGCATCACGGTTTGCGGATTACGCTTGGTTTCATCTGACACGATCGCGACGAGATCGTTGCGGTCGGGATATTTGCTTTTGATATCCTTCAGCGCTGGCCCGATGGTGCCGGGAAGATCGCCGCCCTTGATGCCGTGGCAGGTGAGGCAATTGCCCTTGCCGCGATCGAAAGCGATTTTCTCGCCTTCGGCTGCGGCGGATTGCGCGCGGGCCGCGCCGAAGCAGGCGGTAGTGCCCATCAGCAACGCCAAGGCGAGTGCCTGCAGGACGGACTTCGTCGAGGAGATGGCAGTCAAGGCGTTTCCTGGGCGTTCATGCCGGTTATCGGGCCGCAATATAGGGGGTCAAAAGCACAAAGGCCATCGGCTGGCAATGCGGGCAATCGGCGCGGCAGAATGGGGTTAATGTTCCTCGCGGTGCGGGCCGGAAACGGCCGAATGTTGCGGTATTTAGCCTTTAGAGCGATCAGACTTTTGCAGGACGCAGTTGAGGTCTAAAAACCGGGTGGGAGAGTCTCATGGCTGACTACGTGGTTGAATTCGGCAAGGATGGCCGGCCGGTGGAACCCGACGGCCGTCTCGACGCGCCGGCGTTTCATCGCAACCACCAGGCGATCTGGTCGGTATTGCAGACATTTCTCGAGAGCAAATCCGGTGACGTGGTCGAGGCCGGCAGCGGCACCGGCCAGCATGTGGTTGAATTCGCCGGCCGTACCCCTGACATCACCTGGTGGCCGAGCGATCTCAACGCGCAGCATCTCAAAAGCATCGACGCATGGCGGGCGCGCGCCGGATTGCCGAACATCCGCCCGCCGCTGCGGATCGACCTCGCCGACCCCGCATGGTGTGCTCAAATGCACGATGGCAGCGGCCCCGGGAAATTGCTGGCGGTGTTCTGCGCCAACGTGATCCACATCGCGCCGTGGCGCGTTGCGGAAGGGTTGTTCGAAGGCGCGGGGCGTTACCTGCGCGCGGACGGTCGGCTGTTTTTGTACGGGCCGTTCAAGCGCGGCGGCAAGCATACCGCAGTCAGCAATGCCGTGTTCGACACGAGCCTTCGCGAAAGGGACGCCGAATGGGGCGTACGCGATGTCGAGGCTCTGGAACAGCTGGCCGGGAAAGCCGGTCTGGTGCTGATCGAGATTGCCGAAATGCCTGCCAACAACCTGGTCCTGGTGTTTGCCCGATCGAAATCGGCCTGAACGGCGGCGCATAGCGCGCGCCCGTTTGCGTCGGTTGATCGGGCCGGCGGCTGCATTCATAGTGCCGGGAATCAATGCGGCCTATGCCTCGATCCGGCCGCGCCTCCGGGCGGAATTGACCGATGATCGACATGACCGCGGCTGACGAGATTTCCGGCGACGCCCGCGCGCGGTCCAACGTGGTGCGGCTGGCGGCGGCGCAGGCGCTGACCGGCGCCAACTCGGCGGTGATTTTCGCCACCGGTTCGATTGTCGGTGCGACGCTGGCGCCGGATATCTCGCTCGCGACCGTGCCGCTCTCGATGTATGTGGTGGGACTGGCCGCCGGCACGCTGCCGACCGGCGCGATCTCGCGTGCCTACGGCCGCCGCGTCGCCTTCATCATCGGCACCGGCTGCGGCGTGCTGACCGGCCTGCTCGGGTCGTTCGCGATCCTGCACGCGTCGTTCCCGCTGTTTTGCTGCGCGACGTTCATCGGCGGGCTTTATGGCGCGGTGTCGCAGTCCTACCGTTTTGCCGCCGCCGACGGCGCCAGCGCGCAATATCGGCCCAAGGCCGTGTCGTGGGTGATGGCCGGCGGCGTGTTTGCCGGCGTGCTCGGCCCGCAGCTCGTGCAATGGACGATGGATGTCTGGCCGCCCTATCTGTTCGCCTTCAGCTTTGTGGTGCAGGCGATCGTCGCACTGATCGCGATGGCGGTTCTGGTGGGCGTTGATGCGCCAAAACCTGCGCCGTCGGATTTTCACGGCGGCCGTCCGCTGTTCGAGATCGTGCGGCAACCGCGGTTCATCGTGGCCGCTATCTGCGGCATCGTCTCCTATCCCATGATGAATCTCGTGATGACGTCGGCGCCGCTGGCGATGAAAATATGCGGGCTCAGCATCAGCGATTCCAACTTCGGCATTCAGTGGCATATCGTGGCGATGTACGGGCCGAGTTTCTTTACCGGCTCCCTGATCGCGCGTTTCGGGGCGCGAAGGGTGGTCGCGGCCGGCCTGTTGCTCGAAGCGGGTGCGGCGACGATCGGGCTAACCGGTATTACGGCGATGTACTTCTGGGCCACCCTGATCGTGCTCGGCGTCGGCTGGAATTTCAGCTTCGTCGGCGCCTCCGCGCTGGTGCTGGAAACGCACCGCCCGCAGGAGCGCAACAAGGTGCAGGCGTTCAATGATTTTCTGATATTCGGGACGATGGCGGTGGGGTCGTTCTCGTCCGGCCAGTTGCTGGCGAATTACGGCTGGTCCGCGGTGAATATGGTGGTGTATCCGCCGGTGCTGTTGGGGCTGACGGTCCTGACCCTGGCCTCGTTCGCCCGGCGCCGGCGGGCAAGGCTGCAGGCGGTGTCGGAGTTTCCCGAACCGAGTATCTGACGGTGCTCAATGCTTCGGCGACGGTCGAAGCATTCCTCTTTGCAATTTGCTAATCGCTATCGTCATGGCCGGGCTTGTCCCGGCCATCCACGTCTTAAGCTACGAGTTGCAGGAAAGACGTGGATGCCCGGGACAAGCCCGGGCATGACGGTACCGGGACAAAAGAAGCAAAAATGCTGGAAAACTACAGGAACACATCAGTCGACGAGACCTCCGCCCGTTACGACGGCTGGCGGATCGTCGTGGTGTGTTTCCTGGTGGCGACCTTCGGCTGGGGCCTCGGCTTCTATGGCCAAAGCGTCTATCTCGCCGAGTTGCATCGCCTCTACGGCTGGCCGGCCTCGCTGATTTCGACGGGGACGACCTTCTTTTATCTGTTCGGCGCGGTGCTGGTTGTCTTTGTCAGCGAAGCGGTGCGGGCATTCGGTCCGCGCAACTGCCTGCTCGGCGGCGTGGTTGCGCTGGCAGCGGCCGCCGTCATGATCGGCCAGGTTTCCGAGCCGTGGCAACTTTATGTCGCCGATGCGCTGATGGCATTCGGCTGGGCCGGCACCAGCCTCGGCGTCATCACCAACATGCTCGGGCTCTGGTTCGACCACAAGCGCGGCATGGCGATCAGCCTGGCGCTGAACGGCGCCAGTTTCGGCGGCGTCGTCGGCGTGCCGCTCTTGGTGGCGGCGATCGAGCGTTTCGGATTTTCCGGCGCCATGACCTCAGCCGCGATGGCGATGCTGGTGCTGATGATTCCGATCATCCTGATTTTTGTCGGGCAGCCGCCCGGTCGCGCTGCCGCAATGGGGTCGGCCGCCATGGCGGCGCCGTCCGCATCGCGGATACGCGCACAGGCATTGCGTGATGTTGCGTTCCTGAGTGTCGCGGTTGCATTCGCCCTGGTGCTGTTCGCGCAGGTCGGATTCATCGTGCACCTGATTGCCTACCTCGATCCGCTGATCGGCCGGACGCATGCGACGACCGCGGTCGCACTGTTGACGGCAATGGCGATGGCCGGGCGCGTGCTGTTCTCGACCGTGATCGACCGGCTCAACCAGCGGCTGGCTTCGGCGATCTCGTTTACGAGCCAGGCGGTGGCGCTACTGGTCATCATCCATTCGCGCAACGAGATGGTGCTGATCGCGGCCTGCGCGGTATTCGGCTTCTCGGTCGGCAATCTGATTACACTGCCGTCCTTGATCGTGCAGCGGGAGTTCGACCCGCGCTCGTTCGGCGTGCTGATCAGCCTGGTCACGGCGATCAACCAGATCACCTATGCGTTCGGCCCGGGAGTCATCGGCCTGTTGCGCGACGCCTCCGGCAGCTACGCGCTGCCGTTTTACGGCTGCATCGGGTTGCAACTGATTGCCGCCGTGCTGATCATGGTGCGCGGACGCAGCAAGCTTGTGTAGCCCGGATGAGCGCAGAAATCCGGGGCAGCTGTCGCCGTCATCCCGGATTTCGCTCCGCTCATCCGGGCTACGGTTCTACGTCTCCCGCTGCCGCAGCAAGTCGTCGAGGTCGAGCCGGTGGGTGAACATCGCGAGCGATCCGTCCGGCTGGCGCGGCCACTGCTCCCTGGGCCGGTCCCAATACAGTTCGACGCCGTTCTCGTCGGGATCGCGCAGGTAAAGCGCCTCGCTGACGCCGTGGTCGCTGGCGCCGTCGAGGGCAATTCCGGCCTGGATCAGGCGATGCAAGGCATCTGCCAGCGCGGGCCGGGTCGGATAAAGGATCGCGGTGTGAAACAATCCCGTCGTTCCCGGGGGTGGCGGATGGCCGCCCCGGCTTTCCCAGGTGTTGAGACCGATGTGATGGTGATAGCCGCCGGCCGAAATGAACGCGGCGCCGGAGCTTAAGCGTTGCGTCAGCTCAAAGCCCAGCACGCCGCAATAAAACGCCAGCGCGCGATCGAGATCGGCGACCTTGAGATGAACGTGCCCGATCCGCGTGCCTGCAATGATGGGTGTGGAGGTCTCTGGCATGGAGTCTCTCCGTCGAGATCTTTACCTCGCCCCGCCTGCGGGGAGAGGTCGGATTTTTAGCGTAGCGAAAAATCCGGGTGAGGGGGACTCTCCGCGAGTCCTAATATGGGGAGAAAGCCCCTCACCCCAATCCCGTCCGCGCGAAGGGCGGGGAGAGGGAGCTTTTCACGCTAATTCGGAAACCTGTCCCTCCGGCAGATCGAACTCGAACGTATTCAGCGTCATCGAGACCATCGTGTAATAGCCGCACAGTCCGATGATTTCGACCAGTCCGCGCTCGGTGAGCATCTTGACGGCCTCGTCGTACAAGCCTTTGGAAACGCCGTGGCCTTCGTGCAGCGATCTCGAGACGTCGTAGATCATCTGGCCCTTCGGGTCGTCGAAATGCGGCGTGCGGCGATCCCTGATGGCGTCGATGAGGGCCGGATCCATGCCGCCCGCAAGCGCCAGCCGCTTGTGGGCGTACCATTCGTAGTGCGAGGTCCAGTGCCGCGCGGTGACCAGGATCGCGATCTCCGACAGTTTCGCCGGAAACAGCGTATCGAACCGCAGGAAGCCGCCCAGCCGCGTGGCGTGCCGCGCCATTTCCGGGCTGTTGAGCCAGGCCATCATCGGCGGCGGCGGCTTGCCGCGCTTGCCGGCGATCGATTCGTCGTAGGTCTGTTTCTGGTCCTCGCTCATTTCGCCAGGCGAAAGCAACTTCAGCCGCATGTGGGTTTCCTCTTGTTTTTCAGTCGTTCTCGGCTTTGCGAATACACCCGATCGGGCGTCATGACTACATCCCGGCTGCTTGGCGCGGACTAGAGACATATTGAATTCCGCAAGGCGATGACTAAGGTCAATCCAACATCGCAAAATGGAAACGCCGCCATGTCCGATCTGGAAAGTTTTCGCCGCGAAACCCGCGCCTGGCTCGATGCCAATTGTCCGCCGGAGATGCGGCGGCCGATGACGTCGGAGGAAGATACGTTCTGGGGCGGCCGCAACACCAAATTCTCCTCCGAGCCGCAGCGCGTCTGGTTCGAGCGGATGCGCGACAAGGGCTGGACCGTGCCGCACTGGCCGAAGGAATATGGTGGGGGAGGCCTCGATCCGGAACAGACAAAAATCTTGCGCCAGGAGATGGCAGCGATGGGCGCGCGCCAGCCGCTGGTGTCGTTCGGCATCTCCATGCTCGGGCCGGCGTTGCTGAAATACGGCACCGACGCGCAGAAGAAGGAACACCTGCCGAAGATCGCGGCAGGGCTGATCCGCTGGTGCCAGGGCTATTCCGAGCCTAACGCCGGCTCGGACCTCGCCTCGCTGCAGACCCGCGCCGAGAGCGACGGCGACGATTTCATCATCAATGGTCAGAAGATCTGGACCTCCTACGCCAATTACGCGGATTGGATTTTCTGCCTGGTGCGCAGCGATGCGACCGCCAAAAAGCATGACGGCATCAGTTTTATTCTGTTCGACATGGCCTCGAAGGGCGTCTCGACCAAGCCGATCCTGCTGATCTCCGGCCGCTCGCCCTTCTGCGAGACCTTCTTCGACGACGTCCGGGTACCCAAGGCCAACGTGGTCGGCACCGTCAATCGCGGCTGGGACGTCGCCAAATATCTGCTGCAGCACGAACGCGCGATGATCTCGGGCATGGGCGAGCGCGGCGTCGGCCGGCCGCTCGGGCAGGTCGCCGCGGATTCGGTGGGCACCGACGAGCAGGGCCGCCTGGAAGACCCGATGCTGCGCGGGCAAATTGCGACCTTCGAGATCGACGAGGCGGCGCTGGCCTGCGCCGCCGAGCGCGCGGTCGATCTGGCGAAAGCCGGTCAGGCGCATCCGGCGGTTTCCTCGGCGATGAAATATTACGGCACCGAACTCAACAAGCGCCGCTACGAAATCCTGATGTCGGCGGGCGGCGTCGATGCGCTGGAATGGGAAAGCGAGCGCTCCAAAGGCGGCGCCCGGCCGCGCGCCTGGCTGCGCACCAAGGCCAACTCGATCGAGGGCGGCACCTCAGAGGTGATGCTCGGCATCGTGGCCAAACGGATTTTGGATTTGCCGGGGGCGTGACCCTATACGTCATTCCGGGGCGACGCGAAGCGTCGAACCCGGAATCTCGAGATTCCGGGTCTGGTCCTTCGGACCATCCCGGAATGACAATCCTAAAAACTTCTAACCCGGAATCCCTCCATGGCCCTCGTCCTAACCGAAGAACAGTCGATGCTGCGCGACAGCGCGCGCGGTCTCATCAGCGACAAGGCACCGGTGTCGCATCTGCGGCAATTGCGCGATAGCAAGGACGCCACCGGATTTTCGCGCGACCTGTGGCGGGCGTTCGCCGAGATGGGATTTTCCGGCCTGCTGGTGCCTGAGGATTTCGGCGGCAGCGGGCTTGGTTGCGTCGAGGCCGGGGTGGTGATGGAGGAAATCGGCCGCACCCTGATGCCGTCGCCGTTCCTGGCGACCGCGGTGCTCGCGGCTTCTGCGCTGTCGCGCGGCGGCAGCGCCGCGCAGAAATCCGAGCATCTGCCCAGGATTTCGGATGGCTCGCTGCTGGCAGCACTGGCCATCGACGAGGGGACGAAACATCGGCCGCTGCAAACCAACATGCAGGCGGTGCGTTCCGGCAACGGTTTCAGGCTTCAGGGCGACAAGGCCTTCGTGATCGACGGCCACACCGCGGACCTCTTGATCGTCGCGGCCCGCACCGCCGGCGCAGCGGGCGAACGCGACGGACTGACGCTGTTCCTGGTCGATCCCAAAGCCAAGGGCGTCGAGACCGAGCGCACCGCGATGGTCGATTCGCACAACGCGGCGCGGATCAGGTTTGACAATGTCGAGGTCGATGCCGACGGCGTGCTTGGCGAGGTCGATCAGGGCGGTGCCTTGCTGGAAGGCGTGCTCAATATCGGTCGCGGCGCGGTGGCCTCCGAAATGGTCGGGCTCAGCGAGGAAGTGTTCGGCCGCACCGTCGGCTATCTCAGGGAGCGCAAGCAGTTCGGCAAGCTGATCGGCGAATTCCAGGCGCTGCAGCACCGCGCCGCGCAGCTCTATATCGAGATCGAGATCACCCGCGCTGCGGTATTGAAGGCGCTGCAGATGCTCGATGCGAATTTTGATAACGCGGGCGCGGCCGTAGCCGTGGCAAAAGCGCGCGCGGGCTCGACCGCGACGCTTGCGGTCCAGGAAGGCGTGCAGATGCATGGCGGCATGGGCATGACCGACCAGTTCGACATCGGTTTCTTCATGAAGCGCGCACGGGTCTGCCAGGAATTGTTCGGCGACAGCAATTTTCACGCGGATCAACTGGCGCGGATGAAGAGGTATTGAGGGATAAACTGTCATTCCGGGATGGTCCGAAGGACCAGACCCGGAATCTCGAGGTTCCGGGTTCGCGCTTACGCGCGCCCCGGAATGACGGCCTGACGGCCGTCACCTGATCGGCGGCGCGTACTGGATCCCGCCGGCGCTCCAGAGTTGGTTGAGGCCGCGGGGAATGTCGAGCTTGGATCCCGAGCCGACATTGCGCTCGTAGACTTCGCCGTAATTGCCGACGTGCCGGATGATGCGCGCGGCCCAGTCCTTGGTCAGTCCAAGCTCCTCGCCGTAAGTGCCTTCGGTGCCGACCAGCCGCATCACGTCGGGCTTCTTCGACTTCATCGCCTCGTCGATGTTCTTGGAGGTGATACCGAGTTCTTCGGCGTTGATCATGGCGTACAGCGTCCATTTCACGATCAGCATCCAGTCGTCGTCGCGCTCCCGCACCACAGGCGCCAGCGGTTCCTTTGAAATGATGTCGGGCAGGATGACGTGGTCGTTCGGTTTGCCGAGGTTCAGCCGCAGCGCGTAAAGCTGGGAGACGTCGGCGGTGAAGGTGTCGCACTGGCCGGAATCATAGGCCTTGATGACATCCTCCAGTTTGCCGAATTTCATCTCCTGGTATTTCATGTTGTTGGCGCGGAAATAGTCGGCAAGGTTGAGCTGCGTGG is part of the Bradyrhizobium erythrophlei genome and encodes:
- the soxZ gene encoding thiosulfate oxidation carrier complex protein SoxZ, with translation MASTIRVRATSSGETTEVQALIQHPMDSGFIKDAKGEIIPPHFIQELTFEHLGKAVFVADWGAAVSKDPYVKFSFKGAKKGDDLKISWVDNKGATDSTTAKIQ
- the soxY gene encoding thiosulfate oxidation carrier protein SoxY; the protein is MSITDNGFPATRRLILQGAGVVALVGLGNIGFGLAPALAAANDKYPEDAFKAKSAADAIKALYGKTAEPSDKVKLDAPEIAENGAVVPISVTTDLGDVTSISFLVTDNPNALAASYRIPAGTMPSVANRLKMAKTSNVIAIVEAGGKLYSATKEVKVTVGGCGG
- the soxX gene encoding sulfur oxidation c-type cytochrome SoxX; the protein is MGTTACFGAARAQSAAAEGEKIAFDRGKGNCLTCHGIKGGDLPGTIGPALKDIKSKYPDRNDLVAIVSDETKRNPQTVMPPFGRNRILTEQEINAVVDFLQTL
- a CDS encoding DUF938 domain-containing protein, translated to MADYVVEFGKDGRPVEPDGRLDAPAFHRNHQAIWSVLQTFLESKSGDVVEAGSGTGQHVVEFAGRTPDITWWPSDLNAQHLKSIDAWRARAGLPNIRPPLRIDLADPAWCAQMHDGSGPGKLLAVFCANVIHIAPWRVAEGLFEGAGRYLRADGRLFLYGPFKRGGKHTAVSNAVFDTSLRERDAEWGVRDVEALEQLAGKAGLVLIEIAEMPANNLVLVFARSKSA
- a CDS encoding MFS transporter — protein: MIDMTAADEISGDARARSNVVRLAAAQALTGANSAVIFATGSIVGATLAPDISLATVPLSMYVVGLAAGTLPTGAISRAYGRRVAFIIGTGCGVLTGLLGSFAILHASFPLFCCATFIGGLYGAVSQSYRFAAADGASAQYRPKAVSWVMAGGVFAGVLGPQLVQWTMDVWPPYLFAFSFVVQAIVALIAMAVLVGVDAPKPAPSDFHGGRPLFEIVRQPRFIVAAICGIVSYPMMNLVMTSAPLAMKICGLSISDSNFGIQWHIVAMYGPSFFTGSLIARFGARRVVAAGLLLEAGAATIGLTGITAMYFWATLIVLGVGWNFSFVGASALVLETHRPQERNKVQAFNDFLIFGTMAVGSFSSGQLLANYGWSAVNMVVYPPVLLGLTVLTLASFARRRRARLQAVSEFPEPSI
- a CDS encoding MFS transporter: MLENYRNTSVDETSARYDGWRIVVVCFLVATFGWGLGFYGQSVYLAELHRLYGWPASLISTGTTFFYLFGAVLVVFVSEAVRAFGPRNCLLGGVVALAAAAVMIGQVSEPWQLYVADALMAFGWAGTSLGVITNMLGLWFDHKRGMAISLALNGASFGGVVGVPLLVAAIERFGFSGAMTSAAMAMLVLMIPIILIFVGQPPGRAAAMGSAAMAAPSASRIRAQALRDVAFLSVAVAFALVLFAQVGFIVHLIAYLDPLIGRTHATTAVALLTAMAMAGRVLFSTVIDRLNQRLASAISFTSQAVALLVIIHSRNEMVLIAACAVFGFSVGNLITLPSLIVQREFDPRSFGVLISLVTAINQITYAFGPGVIGLLRDASGSYALPFYGCIGLQLIAAVLIMVRGRSKLV
- a CDS encoding VOC family protein, which gives rise to MPETSTPIIAGTRIGHVHLKVADLDRALAFYCGVLGFELTQRLSSGAAFISAGGYHHHIGLNTWESRGGHPPPPGTTGLFHTAILYPTRPALADALHRLIQAGIALDGASDHGVSEALYLRDPDENGVELYWDRPREQWPRQPDGSLAMFTHRLDLDDLLRQRET
- a CDS encoding carboxymuconolactone decarboxylase family protein, whose translation is MRLKLLSPGEMSEDQKQTYDESIAGKRGKPPPPMMAWLNSPEMARHATRLGGFLRFDTLFPAKLSEIAILVTARHWTSHYEWYAHKRLALAGGMDPALIDAIRDRRTPHFDDPKGQMIYDVSRSLHEGHGVSKGLYDEAVKMLTERGLVEIIGLCGYYTMVSMTLNTFEFDLPEGQVSELA
- a CDS encoding acyl-CoA dehydrogenase family protein; the encoded protein is MSDLESFRRETRAWLDANCPPEMRRPMTSEEDTFWGGRNTKFSSEPQRVWFERMRDKGWTVPHWPKEYGGGGLDPEQTKILRQEMAAMGARQPLVSFGISMLGPALLKYGTDAQKKEHLPKIAAGLIRWCQGYSEPNAGSDLASLQTRAESDGDDFIINGQKIWTSYANYADWIFCLVRSDATAKKHDGISFILFDMASKGVSTKPILLISGRSPFCETFFDDVRVPKANVVGTVNRGWDVAKYLLQHERAMISGMGERGVGRPLGQVAADSVGTDEQGRLEDPMLRGQIATFEIDEAALACAAERAVDLAKAGQAHPAVSSAMKYYGTELNKRRYEILMSAGGVDALEWESERSKGGARPRAWLRTKANSIEGGTSEVMLGIVAKRILDLPGA
- a CDS encoding acyl-CoA dehydrogenase family protein, which translates into the protein MALVLTEEQSMLRDSARGLISDKAPVSHLRQLRDSKDATGFSRDLWRAFAEMGFSGLLVPEDFGGSGLGCVEAGVVMEEIGRTLMPSPFLATAVLAASALSRGGSAAQKSEHLPRISDGSLLAALAIDEGTKHRPLQTNMQAVRSGNGFRLQGDKAFVIDGHTADLLIVAARTAGAAGERDGLTLFLVDPKAKGVETERTAMVDSHNAARIRFDNVEVDADGVLGEVDQGGALLEGVLNIGRGAVASEMVGLSEEVFGRTVGYLRERKQFGKLIGEFQALQHRAAQLYIEIEITRAAVLKALQMLDANFDNAGAAVAVAKARAGSTATLAVQEGVQMHGGMGMTDQFDIGFFMKRARVCQELFGDSNFHADQLARMKRY
- a CDS encoding amino acid ABC transporter substrate-binding protein, with the protein product MRTFRGGLLIGLAVAVAVAAIAITYERYDTRTLKRTIRRGEVLCGVNTGLPGFSIPDDKGNWTGFDVDFCRAVAAAIFDDPNKAKFIPLDASERFKELQNRKVDILSRNSTWSMSRETSYDLYFPAVAYYDGEGFMVPRARNIDSALALDGSKVCVQSGTTTQLNLADYFRANNMKYQEMKFGKLEDVIKAYDSGQCDTFTADVSQLYALRLNLGKPNDHVILPDIISKEPLAPVVRERDDDWMLIVKWTLYAMINAEELGITSKNIDEAMKSKKPDVMRLVGTEGTYGEELGLTKDWAARIIRHVGNYGEVYERNVGSGSKLDIPRGLNQLWSAGGIQYAPPIR